Genomic window (Ammospiza nelsoni isolate bAmmNel1 chromosome 17, bAmmNel1.pri, whole genome shotgun sequence):
GGCACTTGTTGGGCATCCCTTACTGCTGCCTCCCTTGGTGTTGGGTCACGGCAGAGTTCtgggagaagctcttcccacacttggGACACTGTCAGGGCCTCTCCCCCGTGTGGATCCACTGGTGGGTGATGAGGGTGGAGTTTTTCTAAAAGCCCTTCCTgcagtcagggcagcagaagggcctcTATTCTGTGTGAATCTGCTGATGCTTGAGGAGACGGTATCGGCTCTGAAACCTCTCCCCACACTCAGAACACTCATAgtctctccccagtgtggattcTCTGGTGGGCAATCAGCCTAGAGTTCTGCCTGAAGCatttcccacattccccacgCCTGTAAGGCCTCTCCCTGGTATGGATCGTCTGGTGCAGAATCAGCCTAGTGCTCTTACTGAAGcttttcccacattccccacacctgtaaggcctctccccagtgtggatcctctggtggaCACTCAGGCCGGAGGGGTCGATGAAGCTTTTCCCACATTCCCTGCACTtatagggcctctccccagtgtggatcctctggtgggCATTcagatggcagctctgcctaaagcttttcccacattccctgcacttgtagggcctctccccagtgtggatcctctggtgcaGAATCAGGCTGGAGTTCTCaatgaagctcttcccacactctgAGCACGTGTAGGGGCATTCCCCAGTGTGCATTGTCTGGTGGATGAtcaggcaggagctgtcacggaagcccttcccacattccccacacacAAAGGTTCGTATCCcagtgtggatcatctggtggaGTTTCAAGCTGGAGCTCCtcctgaagcccttcccacattctCCACATTTATAGGGCCGTTCATTGttgtggatcctctggtgggCGATCAGGTTGGAGTTGatcctgaagctcttcccacattccccacacttgTGGGGCTGTTCATtggtgtggatcctctggtgggCGATCAGGTGGGAGCTGatcctgaagctcttcccacattccccacacttgTGGGGCTGTTCATtggtgtggatcctctggtgggCGATCAGGTGGGAGCTGatcctgaagctcttcccacattccccacactcatagggccGTTCCCTggtgtgggtcctctggtggATGAGCAGGTGGTCGGTCCTGCCGAAactcttcccacattccaagCACTGGTGGGGCTTCTTGCCATCATCAAGCTGCTCATGGACCACCACCTCAGTGCTCTGGCCAGATCTCTGGCTGccttcctggcacaggctgggtctttcctcctcggagcaccctgggctgggtttgcagcccctcctcctgAGGGATCTccggggcttttcctccccgGTAGATTCCTGTGCCCTGGAGCCGCTCAAAAAGGCCTCTTCCACCAGGTTCTGCTGTgggcatttgtcctccctggtctccatcctcagctccttccctgggggaggaaggacaaggagaggatgggatttgcctccgtgccacagggaaggggaaggagatccccccagtgcatccctggCTGGACAGCAtcagcagtggggctgtgctgcagccggggccgtgctgggctgggagatggagcaggagagaggggaaaaggggcaccgacttcctcctcacctgcctcagtgccctggggcatcttcctcttcctcacagcctTCTCCATCCAGAtgaggtttgggaatgggaaatcctgatttgggggaaaaacaaGATGTGAGTGCATTGCCTTTGGAAGTCCCACTGGCCAAGTCCACCTCTAGAAGTCACCGGGTGTCTGGTGGCCAGAAATACCTCCAAAAATCAAGGAGTCCaaaaacctctcccaggagttCTGTTTTCCCAGTGTCCTCACTTTGGGGTTATGGGGGTCCCtcttctcagagctgctggggaggctgtggggccTGGGCATTCCCCCTCTCCCGGGTCCTGTTTACACAGGCTGAGGGTcttttgggggtcccaggggtgaAATTATGATGCTCGTATCCCCATTTGCCTGAAATAGGCTTTGCACCTTTAACACTGGTtctgagagcagagagggaggaacaagaagcacagagtttgttttcagaacctctctcactcctccacattcctgctcctctcttgtctgcagatggacagacagcgggacagagcccTCCTTTGCTTTTGGTTAGTTTGAGCTagcagaggcagagaagttccctggactgtgggttttggtttttccttttctttggacctgtctaaacctgctctggactgaacacccagaaaAGCACCAGGTGCTCACACCTGTGCCCCACTGGGGCTGGgccacagcatttccagcaccagagaGACTCATAGgagactgataagagactgaacAAGCCAAGCTACAGCTCATGGAGGGACTTtgtgagtttgtcatctcttttggagcagcaagagattttattgtttaatactGTTCATTTTTGGGGCTGGTGAGTGCTTTGCCTGTtcaataaacagttttttccacttctctcaaagaaaatatttttccagaacCAGCTGGAGGTGGGGCCacttgactttgctcttctacAGGAAACACCTTTAGagtttttcctcccaaaattgcCCTAAGCCAGGACATTGGCTTTGAAGGTCCCACTGGCCAAGTCCATCTCTAGAAGTCACCGGGTGTCTGGTGGCCAGAAATACCTCCAAAAATCAGGAATTCCaaaaacctctcccaggagtgcCCCATTTCCAGTGTCCTTATTGTGGGGTTATGGGGGTCCCTCTTCTCACAGCTGCTGGGGGGCCCGTGGGTCCTGGGCATTCCCCCTCTCCCGGGTCCTGCTCAGGCATGctgagggggttttgggggtcccagggctcACCCTCCCCTGATTCTGTGGAAATTGTTTTTGTGATTCATGCCAATTGGCAATGGAATCAGCAAATGCTTCTATCTGCTGTGTCCAAAACAGACACAAAGAAAGGTTTTGAAACTTTCTGACCAAATAGACAAATAAAGCATCAAAATCAAAGAAGTATAGTAGAGCAAAAGAGATGAGGCAGCAAGACGACTGATGCTTAGAATAAAATAGAGGAAGTTGGGGTAAAGCTAAGAGATATTGCAACAAAGCAATTAAAAGCTTATGTATAATAACAAGCTTGATGTACTTGACAAAATCATGTAGCAGACACCACTGCAAGGCCTCCCTCCAGACAATCACAAGAAGGATAGCAATCAATGACCACCTAGAAATATTGTGAAATTACTGCTCCCAGCTTATTGATATTTGCTAATTTGGACTAACCGAGCACATTGGAAAATGCTTTGTAGGCTTAAAAACAGTATATATACTTTACTGAACTGTGTGTGCTATGAGTGGAGCAGTGACTCCCCAGCCACCCAGCGCTGCGtgcttgctttaaaataaaaggtataGAAGTAAAATTCACATTGGCTATTGAAATTTTACATCAGGTTTTCCAGGGTCCCCTTTCTCCAGCATCCCCCCACTCTAGGCACTCAGCgcttcccctgctcccctttGCACTCCTGAGAGATCCAAAAGTATCCCCTTCatcaaataaatttaaaatacctCTCTCAGTGACACCAAAATATATTTGGGACTCAACtcctgtgaaaaacgccaatcacttgtttataaattttaaaagtttaatagtaataaaatggttctAAAAacagtaatacaattagagtaataataatttggacgatttgaattaggacaatacgAGATAACAAATACAAAGAATTATggatgtccgggtacctttttctgggcagcacgagcctgaAAAAGGGCACCTGTTAACAaagattaacccttaaaaacaataacccgTTGCacattcatacacctcatacatgatgcataaattccattcaaacacaggattctgtctggccatcatcaacttcttccttctaatctTAACAGCCCCTttgaggcgggaagaagttcgtttcttctggtaagagagcaaaaaattcttttttctgaaagattcaggtgtcctgtggctgctatctgaTGCGAgtgcctcattcctttctttaaaaaaacctcactgACATAGTTCTTCttttaactacaaaagttaCCTTTTAATTACAAGACTACATTTATTATTAAACtgttaatacagcactactAATCAATATACCAAAATACATATGGTAAATGTGAAAATGCCTGTATTTTATGATTGacttttcgcaaatattaaatgaatattatatgtgttgtgttagaaagtaatgctgtattaattctcttaagtaccatgttaaatatagttttaggttataaaaattgttaaaatagaaacgatgccatgtaggatacttttttaaagaaaggacttccagcgagatagcagccacaggacacctgaatctttcaagagaaaaagaatttattgctctcttaccagaagaaatgaacttcttcctgcctcgaaggtgctgttaggattcagaggaagaagctgacactgaccagacagaatcctgtgtttgaatggaatttatgcatcatgtatgaagtgcATGAATATGCAATGgactattgtttttaagggttaatcttTGTTAGCGggggtccttttttgggctcaTGCTGCCCAAAAAAGGTACCTAGAggtccgtaactctttgtatttgttgtctcgtattgtcctaattcaaattgtccaaattattattactctaattgtattactatttttagaaacattttatta
Coding sequences:
- the LOC132080784 gene encoding LOW QUALITY PROTEIN: zinc finger protein 345-like (The sequence of the model RefSeq protein was modified relative to this genomic sequence to represent the inferred CDS: substituted 1 base at 1 genomic stop codon), translated to MSRQLLVSPMSRRQLVSVPHCRIARTNHIDSLSLSSPDIICASTPSFHTGKAVKQRLARVGEAAPPLELTVKPEPARAEPACGEESAPPLEPARAAQKKLDDGKKPHQCLECGKSFGRTDHLLIHQRTHTRERPYECGECGKSFRISSHLIAHQRIHTNEQPHKCGECGKSFRISSHLIAHQRIHTNEQPHKCGECGKSFRINSNLIAHQRIHNNERPYKCGECGKGFRRSSSLKLHQMIHTGIRTFVCGECGKGFRDSSCLIIHQTMHTGECPYTCSECGKSFIENSSLILHQRIHTGERPYKCRECGKSFRQSCHLNAHQRIHTGERPYKCRECGKSFIDPSGLSVHQRIHTGERPYRCGECGKSFSKSTRLILHQTIHTRERPYRRGECGKCFRQNSRLIAHQRIHTGERLXEKPTLCQEGGQSFRQSSELVVHEQLHDGEKPQKCLEYGKSFRQSSSLMCPQMIHTGEWPYKCGECGKGFSCSSALITHLRIHTGQKPYKRPECGKGFRTSSHLLRHQQIHTEQRPFHCPDCGKFYKQNSHLVTHRRVHTGERRYECPTCGKRFQSSSNLLLHERIHADERPFRCPDCGKGFKQNSTFIIHRRIHAGEGPFECPQCGKSFTSSSHFTRHQGSHQ